In one Bradyrhizobium sp. 4 genomic region, the following are encoded:
- a CDS encoding LysE family translocator, producing the protein MPHASALLGFALVCLGLVLTPGPNMIYLISRSITQGPAAGIVSLGGVALGFVFYMLCAAFGITALLLAVPFAYDALRFAGAGYLLWLAWQAVKPGGRSPFQVKQLAIDSPRKLFAMGFVTNLLNPKIAMLYLALLPQFIDPTAGSVLTQSVVLGAIQIAISVSVNAMIALAAGSIALFLANRPSWMLVQRWLMGTVLAGLAVRMAVEARKV; encoded by the coding sequence ATGCCCCACGCCTCCGCCCTGCTCGGCTTCGCTCTCGTCTGCCTCGGCCTCGTGCTCACCCCCGGGCCGAACATGATCTACCTGATCTCGCGTTCGATCACGCAAGGGCCGGCCGCGGGCATCGTCTCGCTCGGCGGCGTGGCGCTCGGATTCGTGTTCTACATGCTGTGCGCGGCGTTCGGCATCACGGCGCTGCTGCTCGCCGTTCCCTTTGCCTATGACGCGTTGCGCTTCGCCGGCGCCGGTTATTTGCTGTGGCTGGCCTGGCAGGCGGTAAAGCCGGGCGGTCGCTCGCCATTCCAGGTCAAGCAGCTTGCGATCGACAGCCCGCGCAAACTGTTCGCAATGGGGTTCGTCACCAATCTGCTCAACCCGAAGATCGCGATGCTCTACCTCGCGCTGCTGCCGCAGTTCATCGATCCCACCGCCGGCAGCGTGCTGACGCAGTCGGTGGTGCTCGGCGCGATCCAGATCGCGATCAGCGTCAGCGTGAATGCCATGATCGCGCTCGCGGCAGGATCGATCGCGCTGTTTCTCGCAAACCGGCCAAGCTGGATGCTGGTCCAGCGCTGGCTGATGGGCACGGTGCTGGCCGGGCTTGCGGTGCGGATGGCGGTCGAGGCGCGGAAGGTGTGA
- the polA gene encoding DNA polymerase I → MPKSSPKTTAQADTKAAAPKAAETKPAAATAAAKPVAAKAAGKGDHVFLVDGSGYIFRAYHALPPMNRKSDGLQVNAVLGFCNMLWKLLREMAEDNRPTHLAIIFDKSEITFRNKIYPEYKAHRQPAPDDLIPQFALIREAVRAFDLPCLEQVGFEADDLIATYVRQACERGASATIVSSDKDLMQLVTDCVTMYDTMKDRRIGIPEVIEKFGVPPEKVVEVQALAGDSTDNVPGVPGIGIKTAAQLIVEYGDLEQLLFRATEIKQPKRREALIENAEKARISRQLVLLDDKVDLDVPLDDLAVHEPDARKLIAFLKAMEFSTLTRRVAEFSQIDPANVDADPGYSSGASVFSPLPPSDVVPAPGAGAPAQAPVGQRNASATKEDKAASPKGAPISLAAAREEALRKLPVDRSKYQAVKTLAELNAFIARIHDAGHVAVEIRANSIDPMQADLCGIALALAPNEACYVPLAHKQSGGGAGLFDAGLAPDQVRHSDAIEALRPVLESPGILKIGFDVKFTAVMLAQHGITLRNTDDAQLISYVLDAGRGSHALEQLSERWFGHAMLKENELLGSGKGKITFDQVPIDKAAALSAEGADITLRVWRVLKPRLVAEHMTTVYETLERPLVSVLARMERRGISIDRQVLSRLSGDFAQTAARVEAEIQQIAGEPVNVGSPKQIGDILFGKMGLSGGTKTKTGAWSTTAQVLDELAEQGHDLPKKILEWRQVSKLKSTYTDALPTYVNAQTHRVHTTYALAATTTGRLSSNEPNLQNIPVRTEDGRKIRRAFIATPGHKLVSADYSQIELRLLAEIADIPVLQQAFRDGLDIHAMTASEMFGVPIKGMPSEIRRRAKAINFGIIYGISAFGLANQLGIAREEASAYIKKYFERFPGIRAYMDETRDFCRNHGYVTTLFGRKMYYPDIKASNASVRAFNERAAINARLQGTAADIIRRAMTRMEAALAEKKLSAQMLLQVHDELIFEVPDAEVEATLPVVQHVMQDAPFPAVLLSVPLHVDARAANNWDEAH, encoded by the coding sequence ATGCCCAAGAGCTCCCCGAAGACCACCGCCCAAGCTGACACCAAGGCTGCCGCGCCCAAGGCCGCCGAAACCAAGCCCGCTGCCGCGACAGCTGCTGCCAAGCCCGTCGCCGCGAAGGCGGCCGGCAAGGGCGACCATGTCTTCCTGGTCGACGGTTCCGGCTACATCTTCCGCGCCTACCATGCGCTGCCGCCGATGAACCGCAAGTCCGACGGCTTGCAGGTCAATGCCGTGCTCGGCTTCTGCAACATGCTGTGGAAGCTTTTGCGCGAGATGGCGGAGGACAACCGGCCGACGCATCTGGCGATCATCTTCGACAAGTCGGAAATCACCTTCCGCAACAAGATCTATCCTGAGTACAAGGCACACCGGCAGCCGGCCCCGGACGATTTGATCCCGCAATTCGCGCTGATCCGCGAAGCGGTACGCGCCTTCGACCTACCTTGCCTGGAACAGGTCGGCTTCGAGGCCGACGATCTGATTGCGACCTATGTGCGGCAAGCCTGCGAGCGCGGCGCGAGCGCGACGATCGTGTCCTCCGACAAGGACCTGATGCAGCTCGTCACCGATTGCGTCACCATGTACGACACCATGAAGGACCGCCGCATCGGCATCCCCGAGGTGATCGAGAAGTTTGGCGTGCCGCCGGAGAAGGTGGTGGAAGTGCAGGCCCTGGCCGGCGATTCCACCGACAACGTTCCTGGCGTACCCGGCATCGGCATCAAGACCGCGGCGCAGCTGATCGTCGAATATGGCGATCTCGAGCAATTGCTGTTCCGCGCCACCGAAATCAAACAGCCGAAGCGGCGCGAGGCGCTGATCGAGAACGCCGAGAAGGCGCGCATCTCGCGGCAGCTCGTATTGCTCGACGACAAGGTCGACCTCGACGTCCCGCTGGACGATCTCGCCGTCCACGAACCCGATGCGCGCAAGCTGATCGCGTTCCTGAAGGCGATGGAATTTTCCACGCTGACGCGCCGCGTCGCCGAGTTCTCGCAGATCGATCCGGCCAACGTCGATGCCGATCCGGGCTATTCCAGCGGCGCCAGCGTCTTCTCGCCGCTGCCGCCTTCGGACGTCGTGCCAGCCCCGGGAGCCGGCGCGCCGGCGCAAGCGCCAGTGGGCCAGCGCAATGCATCGGCGACCAAGGAGGACAAGGCCGCGAGCCCGAAGGGCGCGCCGATCTCTCTCGCCGCCGCGCGCGAAGAGGCTTTGCGCAAGCTTCCGGTCGACCGCAGCAAGTACCAGGCCGTCAAGACGCTGGCGGAACTGAACGCGTTCATCGCGCGCATCCATGATGCCGGCCATGTCGCGGTCGAGATCCGGGCAAACTCGATCGACCCGATGCAGGCCGATCTCTGCGGTATCGCGCTGGCGCTGGCGCCGAACGAAGCCTGCTACGTGCCGCTGGCGCATAAGCAGTCCGGCGGCGGCGCCGGCCTGTTCGACGCAGGCCTCGCGCCCGATCAGGTCAGGCACAGTGATGCGATCGAGGCGCTGCGGCCGGTACTGGAATCACCAGGCATTCTCAAGATCGGCTTCGACGTCAAATTCACCGCGGTGATGCTGGCGCAGCACGGCATCACATTGCGCAACACCGATGATGCCCAGCTGATCTCCTACGTGCTCGACGCCGGCCGCGGCTCGCATGCGCTGGAGCAGCTGTCCGAGCGCTGGTTCGGTCACGCCATGCTCAAGGAGAACGAGCTGCTCGGCAGCGGCAAGGGCAAGATCACGTTCGACCAGGTGCCGATCGACAAGGCCGCGGCGCTGTCGGCGGAAGGCGCCGACATCACCTTGCGCGTCTGGCGCGTGCTGAAGCCGCGCCTTGTCGCCGAGCACATGACCACGGTCTACGAGACGCTGGAACGGCCCCTGGTATCGGTGCTCGCGCGCATGGAGCGGCGCGGCATTTCGATCGACCGCCAGGTGCTGTCGCGTCTCTCCGGCGACTTCGCTCAGACCGCGGCCCGCGTCGAAGCCGAGATCCAGCAGATCGCGGGCGAGCCGGTCAATGTCGGCAGCCCGAAGCAGATCGGCGACATCCTGTTCGGCAAGATGGGACTGTCCGGCGGCACCAAGACCAAGACCGGCGCGTGGTCGACCACCGCTCAGGTGCTCGACGAGCTCGCCGAGCAGGGCCACGACCTCCCGAAGAAGATCCTGGAGTGGCGCCAGGTCTCCAAACTGAAATCGACCTACACCGACGCGCTGCCGACCTACGTGAATGCCCAGACCCACCGCGTCCACACGACCTACGCGCTGGCCGCGACCACGACCGGCCGGCTGTCGTCGAACGAGCCAAATCTGCAGAACATTCCGGTGCGCACCGAGGACGGCCGAAAAATCCGCCGCGCCTTCATCGCAACGCCGGGGCACAAATTGGTCTCCGCCGACTATTCGCAGATCGAGCTGCGGCTGCTCGCCGAGATCGCCGACATTCCCGTGCTGCAGCAGGCGTTCCGCGACGGTCTCGACATTCACGCCATGACGGCGTCGGAAATGTTCGGCGTGCCGATCAAGGGCATGCCGAGCGAAATCAGGCGCCGCGCCAAGGCGATCAATTTCGGCATCATCTACGGCATTTCGGCATTCGGTCTCGCCAACCAGCTCGGCATCGCGCGCGAAGAGGCCTCCGCCTACATCAAGAAATACTTCGAGCGCTTCCCCGGCATCCGCGCCTACATGGACGAGACGCGCGACTTCTGCCGGAACCACGGCTACGTCACCACGCTGTTCGGACGGAAGATGTACTATCCCGACATCAAGGCTTCGAACGCCTCGGTGCGCGCCTTCAACGAGCGCGCCGCGATCAACGCCCGGCTCCAGGGCACCGCCGCCGACATCATCCGCCGCGCCATGACGCGGATGGAGGCTGCACTCGCCGAGAAGAAGCTTTCGGCGCAGATGCTGCTCCAGGTGCACGACGAACTGATCTTCGAGGTGCCGGACGCGGAGGTCGAGGCCACGCTTCCCGTCGTGCAGCACGTGATGCAGGACGCGCCGTTCCCGGCCGTGCTGCTCTCGGTGCCGCTACATGTCGATGCACGCGCAGCCAACAATTGGGACGAGGCGCATTGA
- a CDS encoding acyltransferase family protein, translated as MAPSGTIAASGGLKAPAAARVDWIDYAKGICIVMVVMMHSVLGVELAAGETGFMHVLVAFAKPFRMPDFFLISGLFLPLVIDRDWRTYLDRKVVHFAYLYVVWVTIQFGFKAPAFAAETSWRDAGLLYLESFVEPFGTLWFIYLLPIFFVITKLTRRIPPLAIWLIAAALETARVATGWTAIDEFCARFIYFYSGYLFAPYVFALSDRARNHPAWALTALATWALANAGLVALGASEWKIVSLALGFAGACAIITMGTLLARVQWLNVFRFCGEHSIVIYLAFFLPMAATRTLLLRTGIIPDIGAVSLIVTIVGVIGSLAIWQIALRLGGSFLFERPDAFWIAPKKTGPRLQAAE; from the coding sequence ATGGCACCATCAGGCACAATCGCCGCGAGCGGGGGACTCAAGGCCCCGGCTGCTGCGCGTGTCGATTGGATCGATTACGCCAAGGGCATCTGCATCGTCATGGTCGTGATGATGCATTCGGTGCTGGGGGTCGAGCTCGCCGCCGGTGAGACCGGCTTCATGCATGTTTTGGTGGCCTTCGCAAAACCGTTCCGGATGCCGGATTTCTTCCTGATTTCGGGCCTGTTCCTGCCACTGGTGATCGACCGGGATTGGCGAACCTATCTCGACCGCAAGGTGGTGCATTTCGCCTATTTGTATGTCGTCTGGGTGACAATCCAGTTCGGCTTCAAGGCCCCCGCATTCGCGGCGGAAACGAGCTGGCGCGACGCCGGCTTGCTCTATCTGGAATCCTTCGTCGAGCCGTTCGGCACGCTGTGGTTCATCTACCTTCTGCCGATCTTCTTCGTCATCACAAAATTGACACGGCGCATCCCGCCGCTCGCGATCTGGCTGATCGCGGCCGCACTGGAGACGGCTCGTGTCGCAACGGGCTGGACTGCGATCGACGAGTTCTGCGCGCGCTTCATCTATTTCTATTCAGGCTATCTGTTCGCGCCCTACGTGTTCGCGCTGTCGGACCGCGCGCGCAATCATCCCGCATGGGCGCTGACAGCGCTCGCGACATGGGCGCTGGCCAATGCCGGCCTCGTTGCGCTCGGGGCCAGCGAATGGAAAATCGTATCGCTCGCGCTCGGCTTCGCCGGCGCCTGCGCCATCATCACGATGGGCACGCTGCTCGCGCGCGTGCAATGGCTGAACGTCTTCCGCTTCTGCGGCGAGCATTCGATCGTGATCTATCTCGCCTTCTTCCTGCCGATGGCGGCGACACGAACGCTGCTCTTGCGCACGGGCATCATTCCCGACATCGGCGCGGTGTCGTTGATCGTGACCATCGTCGGCGTGATCGGCTCACTCGCGATCTGGCAAATCGCATTGCGCCTTGGCGGCAGTTTCCTGTTCGAGCGACCTGATGCGTTCTGGATCGCACCGAAGAAAACAGGGCCGCGGTTGCAGGCGGCGGAGTGA